The Luteolibacter arcticus sequence GCGTCCGCCACCGCAGCAAAGTGGCGGCACCCGTCGCATCAAGCTGCTGACCGCTGAAAAATCACGCGATGCAACTCATGCCGCCAAAGTCCGACGGTCGCAGACTGCCGAAAAGCTCAAGGAGCCTTGGCAAACGGGTCAGCCTCGAGGCGGTTGTTGACCTCGCGCGGCATCCAGGTCCAAGGATCGACGCCCTTCTCGGTGAAGACCGCGAGGCCGATCACCCCGACATTGCGATGGTCGCCATGGGCGAGATTCGCATAGGAGCCGGCCACGGTGGAGAACTTGAAGCGGGCCACCGTTTCGGGATTGGTGCGCCAGCCTTTCACTTCCAAGGTCTCGTCGGGAGCGATCACATAGCCACGCTTTGAAAAAGACGCTGGCTTGCCATCAATCACGTCGAGGCCATCGACGCTGAGCACAATCTCAAGCCGGCTCTTGCAGCGGTTCTTCAGGACGATGGAGTAGTTCGAATCGTGTTTTCCCACCACGAAACGCCGCTCGTCACTGGTCCATGTCTTGTAGGTCGGCAGGTATCCGAAGCCACCCTTGAGACCCCACTCGAGCTTCTCGCCCGCGACAGTTTCGAGGGAACTCATCTTCCATTTGGAGCCAGTCATCGCCTCGATCCCCTCGCGGTTGTTGTAGAAAACCACGCCGGTGCCATCGGGCTTCGAGGTCTCGCGGGTGAATGCCTGACGATTCCATGGAGATTTCACGGACTCGCCGAAGCCGGTCGCAAGACCGGGACGCTCTTCTGCCGCCCTTTGACGGGGCTTGCTTTGCCGAGGCTTGGAGTCTGCTGAGGCAGCAGGCTTTGACCTATCCGTGTTGTTGAGGATCGCATCGATGCTGTTGCGGTCGACTTCTCCCAATCCGCTGCGGTTTCCCGCAGTGACGATGTTCGTGACGTCCGTGCTCGGATCCGCGGGAATCCCGGGAATGGTCGCCGCCGGAGTGCCGCCAATAAAATCCTCATTGGTGCGACCGGGTGGACCGGAAGGAGCTTGCGAGGCACATCCGGACAGCCAAAGGGCGGTTGCCGTCGCTGCGAGAAAGAGTCCCCCGCCCCGCTTGCGGGACGCCATCGAGTTCACATTCCATTTCATGGTGCTGAAAAACCAGCATTTCAGCTTTTGCCCGTCAACTTCATTATGCTGCTTTTCCAACATTTAAATTGCAGTTTTTCCAGCATGGATCTATTTCCCTGCCATGAGCAATGCGGAAAGTCTGGCGAAGCGCGAGCGGCAGGTGATGGACATCCTCTACCGCAAGGGTGAAGCGACGGCCCAGGAAGTGATGGAGGAGATGCCGGAGCCGCCGACCTATTCCGCCGTGCGAGCCCTGCTGGCGACCATGATGGAAAAGGGACTGGTCGAGTTTCGCAAGGACTCCCGCCGCTACGTCTATCGCCCCGCGGTGCCGGAGAAGAAGGCGAAGCGCTCCGCGCTCAAGCAGCTCCTCTCCACCTTCTTCGAAGGCAAGCCAGAGAAGCTCGTCGCCGCGCTGCTGGACCCGAAGGACCAGCAACTGAGCGATGAAGAGATCGAGAAGATCCGCAAGCTGATCGATCCGCAATGATGCTCGCCACCGCCATCTTGTTTTCGCTGATCGCCGCCGCGACCGTGTGGTTCGCGGGCCGGCGGGATGAGGCTCGTGACCCCCGCCTGACCTTGCTGGCGCTGGGGCTGCTGGCGGTGTTCCCGCTTTTGTTTTTCCTGCCGGAGTGGCAGGTGCTGCCGCACGCGGATGCCATTCAGGAAGGATCGTTGGATATCGGGGCATGGCTGCCGTGGATCTGGGGCGCGGGTGTGCTCTTGTTCTCCACCCGCCTGGTCGCGGCGCTGGCCGTCCTTCACCGCTGGCGGCGGGATTCAAAACGCATCGAGGCCCGCGAGGCCGGCGATGCGCTGGTGGATATCCGCCTGTTAGATGGCATCGCAGGACCGGTCGCCGCCGGGATCCTCAAGCCGGTGGTCTTCGTCCCCCCGGCGTGGCTGGAGTGGCCGCCGGAAACCCGCGAGGCCGTGCTGGCGCATGAAATCAAGCACCACCGGCGGCGCGATCCCCTGCTCCGCGCGATCGGCGCGGTGGCCTGCACGCTCCATTGGTTCAATCCGCTGGTGTGGTGGATGGCGAAGCGCCTGGCCGACCAGTGCGAGTATGCCTGCGACGAGGAAGTGCTGGCCGATGGCATGGGCGCGGAGCGCTATGCGAATGTCCTCTGCGATCTCGCCGCCTCGACCCGCTCGCCAGCGACGGCGCTGGCCATGGCTCACGAGAGCGGGCTCGAGGCGCGCGTCCGCCGGATGTTTTCCAAGGTGCCGAAAGGCTCGCGCATGGCCTTGATCGCGCTGGTGGTGCT is a genomic window containing:
- a CDS encoding M56 family metallopeptidase, with product MMLATAILFSLIAAATVWFAGRRDEARDPRLTLLALGLLAVFPLLFFLPEWQVLPHADAIQEGSLDIGAWLPWIWGAGVLLFSTRLVAALAVLHRWRRDSKRIEAREAGDALVDIRLLDGIAGPVAAGILKPVVFVPPAWLEWPPETREAVLAHEIKHHRRRDPLLRAIGAVACTLHWFNPLVWWMAKRLADQCEYACDEEVLADGMGAERYANVLCDLAASTRSPATALAMAHESGLEARVRRMFSKVPKGSRMALIALVVLTLLTALGLAVIRRADPPAKPAIPVEEIRTRLNADPFPGN
- a CDS encoding BlaI/MecI/CopY family transcriptional regulator — protein: MSNAESLAKRERQVMDILYRKGEATAQEVMEEMPEPPTYSAVRALLATMMEKGLVEFRKDSRRYVYRPAVPEKKAKRSALKQLLSTFFEGKPEKLVAALLDPKDQQLSDEEIEKIRKLIDPQ